In Cyclopterus lumpus isolate fCycLum1 chromosome 17, fCycLum1.pri, whole genome shotgun sequence, a genomic segment contains:
- the gipc2 gene encoding PDZ domain-containing protein GIPC2, with protein sequence MPLAPWRKKNKSTKEHLMENEEVGGGHAGATGSLAKSAVNGAGLPPPPANLRPKLVFHTQLAHGSPTGRIEGFSNVKELYSKIAEAFNISPPEILFCTLNTHKIDMDKLLGGQIGLEDFIFAHIKGIKKEVEVYKSEDALGLTITDNGAGYAFIKRIKEGSIVDGVKVICVGDHVQCINGHNIVGTRHYEVARMLKELPRDKTFTLKLAEPMKAFEMLEPRSKGAKPASENKIGTGRGTLRLRSKGPATVEDEPTEFEEKAVKKVDDLLESYMGIRDTELAATMVEVGRDKKNPDEFAMALDETLGDFAFPDEFVFDVWGAIGDAKQGRF encoded by the exons ATGCCGTTGGCACcatggaggaagaaaaacaaatcgaCGAAGGAGCATTTGATGGAAAACGAGGAGGTCGGCGGCGGACATGCAGGTGCCACCGGGAGCTTGGCTAAATCCGCCGTGAACGGAGCAGGACTGCCGCCTCCACCTGCCAACCTGCGGCCCAAATTGGTCTTCCACACGCAGCTGGCGCACGGAAGCCCCACCGGCAGGATCGAGGGATTCTCCAACGTGAAGGAGTTGTATTCGAAAATAGCAGAAGCGTTTAATATAAGTCCACCCGAG ATCTTGTTCTGCACCCTCAACACCCACAAGATTGACATGGACAAGCTGCTGGGGGGCCAGATCGGCCTCGAGGATTTTATCTTCGCCCACATTAAAGGGATcaagaaggaggtggaggtttaTAAATCTGAAGATGCCCTGGGCCTCACCATCACCGACAACGGAGCAGGATACGCTTTCATTAAG CGTATCAAAGAGGGCAGTATCGTGGACGGGGTGAAGGTGATCTGTGTGGGCGACCACGTACAGTGCATTAACGGACATAACATCGTGGGGACACGACATTATGAGGTCGCCCGCATGCTTAAAGAGCTGCCCAGAGACAAGACCTTCACCCTCAAACTGGCCGAGCCAATGAAGGCCTTTG AAATGCTTGAGCCCAGGTCAAAGGGCGCCAAACCTGCCAGTGAGAACAAGATCGGTACAGGGAGGGGGACTCTGAGACTTCGCTCCAAGGGCCCAGCCACTGTAGAGGATGAG ccAACAGAATTTGAGGAGAAGGCAGTAAAGAAAGTGGACGACCTCCTGGAGAGCTACATGGGCATCAGAGACACTGAACTCG CTGCCACGATGGTCGAGGTCGGCCGTGACAAGAAGAACCCGGATGAATTTGCCATGGCGTTAGACGAGACCCTCGGAGACTTCGCCTTTCCTGATGAGTTTGTCTTTGACGTCTGGGGAGCCATCGGAGACGCCAAGCAGGGAAGATTTTAA
- the LOC117746993 gene encoding transcription factor BTF3 homolog 4-like, which translates to MNQEKLAKLQAQVRIGGKGTARRKKKVVHKTATADDKKLQGSLKKLAVNNIAGIEEVNMIKDDGTVIHFNNPKVQASLSANTFAITGHAENKQLTEMLPGILSQLGADSLSSLRKLAEQFPRQSMDLKAVKEEIAEEEDDDVPDLVENFDEASKNEAN; encoded by the exons ATGAATCAAGAAAAGCTTGCAAAACTCCAGGCACAAGTGCGGATAGGTGGAAAG GGAACGGCCCGCAGGAAGAAAAAGGTTGTTCACAAAACGGCAACAGCTGATGACAAAAAACTTCAAGGCTCGCTGAAGAAACTGGCAGTGAACAACATTGCAGGGATAGAAGAG GTGAATATGATAAAAGATGATGGGACGGTGATCCACTTCAACAACCCCAAAGTGCAGGCGTCTCTGTCTGCCAACACCTTTGCCATCACGGGCCACGCTGAGAACAAGCAGTTGACAGAGATGCTGCCGGGCATCCTGAGCCAGCTGGGAGCCGACAGCCTCAGTAGCCTGCGAAAGCTGGCAGAGCAGTTCCCACGGCAAT CTATGGACTTGAAAGCAGTCAAGGAAGAAAttgcagaagaagaggatgacGACGTACCAG ATCTTGTGGAGAACTTCGATGAAGCCTCAAAGAATGAAGCAAACTGA
- the txndc12 gene encoding thioredoxin domain-containing protein 12 gives MQTSLVNIVSLQVLLSLTCFQDVVEAASGKGFGDNIHWRTLDDGKKEAETSGLPIMLIIHKTWCGACKALKPKFAESKEIAELAHNFVMINLEDEEEPKDDALSPDGGYIPRILFLDPSGKVHPELGNKNGNPNYKYFYSNAEHVVSGMKEAQEKLTGDAYKQGHTADEL, from the exons ATGCAAACGTCTCTTGTGAACATCGTTTCACTGCAGGTTTTGTTGTCGTTGACGTGTTTTCAAGATGTTGTCGAAGCAGCCAGCGGGAAAG GCTTTGGAGATAACATCCACTGGAGGACGCTGGATGACGGCAAGAAAGAAGCTGAGACCAG CGGGCTGCCAATCATGCTCATCATCCACAAGACCTGGTGTGGAGCCTGCAAAG CACTGAAGCCCAAATTCGCTGAGTCCAAGGAAATCGCTGAACTTGCACACAACTTTGTTATGATCAACCTCGAG gatgaggaggagccaAAGGATGATGCCTTGAGCCCTGATGGTGGATACATTCCTCGGATTCTTTTCCTTG ACCCCAGTGGTAAAGTCCATCCTGAACTCGGCAACAAAAATGGGAATCCAAACTACAAGTACTTCTACAGCAACGCAGAACATG TTGTGTCCGGTATGAAGGAGGCGCAGGAGAAGCTGACGGGCGACGCCTACAAGCAGGGTCACACTGCAGACGAGCTGTGA